The Glandiceps talaboti chromosome 9, keGlaTala1.1, whole genome shotgun sequence genome window below encodes:
- the LOC144440180 gene encoding sodium/potassium-transporting ATPase subunit alpha-3-like isoform X3, translated as MAAKLEVKQDPYDRADSYHVAVTPDLPSDGHSKAKKKKKGKKDLDELKQEIEIDDHKIPIEELYARHQTNPNTGLTTAQAKEKLARDGPNALTPPKKTPEWIKFCQQLFGGFSTLLWIGAILCFLAFSIQVGTEEEPPNDNLYLGIVLASVVIITGCFSYYQESKSSKIMDSFKDMVPQEALVLRDSEWRSINSEKVVVGDILEVKGGDRVPADIRCIEARSLKVDNSSLTGESEPQSRSPEFTNDNPLETRNICFFSTNCVEGTGRGIVIQTGDKTVMGRIANLASGLEVGDTPIAKEIAHFIHIITSVAVFLGVSFFILAFILGYEWLEAVIFLIGIIVANVPEGLLATVTVCLTLTAKRMASKNCLVKNLEAVETLGSTSTICSDKTGTLTQNRMTVAHMWYDNTIVEADTTEDQSGAAHDKSSDTWKALARIAGLCNRSQFKAGQDGIPILKRETTGDASESALMKCVELTVGSVKTMRDNHPKAAEIPFNSTNKYQVSVHEQKADPEDNRHILVMKGAPERILDRCTSVLMHGKEIPLDDEIKEAFNNAYLELGGLGERVLGFCQFYLPEDDFPVGFAFDTDDVNFPLDGLCFVGLMSMIDPPRAAVPDAVGKCRSAGIKVIMVTGDHPITAKAIAKGVGIISEGNETVEDIAARRNIPVSEVDPRDAKACVVHGAELKEMTTEQLDDVLQHHTEIVFARTSPQQKLIIVEGFQRAGAIVAVTGDGVNDSPALKRADIGVAMGIAGSDVSKQAADMILLDDNFASIVTGVEEGRLIFDNLKKSIAYTLTSNIPEITPFLLFIIADIPLPLGTVTILCIDLGTDLVPAISLAYEESESDIMKRKPRDPKGDKLVNQRLISMSYGQIGMMQASGGFFNYFVILAENGFLPWYIFGIRADWDDKSIQNLEDAYGSQWTYDQRKVLEYTCHTAFFVSIVIVQWADLIICKTRRNSIVHQGMKNHMLNFGLFFETCLAAFLSYCPGMDVALRMYPLKFLWWIVPMPFSLIIFIYDECRRYVLRHNPGGFVERETYY; from the exons TACGATCGTGCCGATAGTTATCATGTAGCTGTTACACCTGATCTGCCCTCAGATGGACACAGCAAGgctaaaaagaagaaaaaaggcAAAAAAGATCTGGATGAACTAAAGCAAGAAATTGAAATA gATGATCACAAAATACCGATTGAAGAATTGTATGCTAGGCATCAGACAAATCCAAATACG GGTCTTACGACAGCACAAGCCAAAGAAAAGCTTGCTAGAGATGGACCAAATGCACTGACACCTCCCAAGAAAACCCCAGAATGGATTAAATTTTGTCAACAATTGTTTGGTGGCTTTTCCACGTTACTGTGGATTGGTGCAATTCTTTGTTTCTTGGCGTTTAGTATTCAAGTTGGTACAGAAGAAGAACCCCCAAATGATAAC ctTTACCTCGGTATTGTACTGGCTTCAGTTGTAATCATCACAGGTTGTTTTTCGTATTACCAAGAATCCAAAAGTTCAAAGATTATGGACAGTTTCAAAGACATGGTACCCCAG GAAGCACTGGTATTGAGAGATTCTGAATGGCGATCTATTAACTCGGAGAAAGTGGTGGTTGGTGATATCCTTGAAGTCAAAGGTGGTGATCGAGTGCCTGCAGATATACGTTGTATTGAAGCACGTAGCTTGAAG GTTGACAATTCATCACTGACTGGAGAATCTGAACCCCAATCAAGATCACCAGAATTTACCAATGACAACCCCCTTGAAACTAGGAATATTTGTTTCTTCTCTACTAACTGTGTTGAAG GTACAGGACGTGGTATAGTTATCCAAACTGGTGATAAAACTGTCATGGGACGTATTGCAAACTTGGCTAGTGGTCTAGAAGTTGGAGACACCCCCATTGCTAAAGAAATTGCTCATTTTATTCACATCATTACCTCAGTGGCTGTTTTCTTGGGTGTGTCCTTCTTTATCTTGGCGTTTATCCTGGGATATGAATGGCTGGAAGCTGTTATTTTCCTGATTGGTATCATTGTAGCTAACGTACCTGAAGGTCTCTTGGCTACTGTAACT GTATGTTTGACTCTGACTGCTAAACGTATGGCCAGCAAGAACTGTTTGGTGAAGAACTTGGAAGCCGTGGAAACTTTGGGAAGTACCTCAACTATCTGTTCAGATAAAACTGGTACATTGACACAGAACAGAATGACAGTCGCTCACATGTGGTACGACAACACCATTGTGGAAGCTGATACCACAGAGGATCAGTCAG GTGCTGCCCATGATAAGAGTTCTGACACTTGGAAGGCATTGGCACGTATTGCTGGATTATGTAACAGATCACAATTCAAAGCTGGACAGGATGGTATTCCAATTCTTAAAAG GGAAACCACTGGTGATGCTTCAGAGTCTGCTTTGATGAAATGTGTTGAGTTGACAGTAGGTAGTGTGAAGACTATGAGAGACAACCATCCCAAGGCAGCTGAGATTCCATTTAATTCCACAAACAAATATCAG GTTTCAGTTCATGAACAGAAGGCTGACCCAGAAGACAATCGTCATATCCTAGTAATGAAAGGAGCACCAGAACGTATTCTTGATCGCTGTACATCAGTTCTTATGCATGGTAAAGAAATCCCCTTGGATGACGAAATCAAAGAAGCCTTCAACAACGCATACTTGGAATTAGGTGGTCTTGGAGAACGTGTACTTG GTTTTTGTCAGTTTTACCTGCCAGAAGACGACTTTCCCGTTGGTTTTGCATTTGACACAGATGATGTAAATTTCCCATTAGACGGTCTCTGCTTTGTTGGTCTAATGTCTATGATTGATCCACCACGTGCTGCTGTACCAGATGCTGTTGGTAAATGTCGTAGTGCTGGTATCAAG GTTATTATGGTAACTGGTGATCATCCCATCACTGCTAAGGCTATTGCTAAGGGTGTCGGTATCATCTCAGAGGGTAATGAAACTGTAGAAGATATTGCTGCAAGACGCAACATCCCAGTCTCTGAAGTGGACCCAAG AGATGCCAAGGCTTGTGTTGTACATGGTGCTGAACTGAAAGAAATGACAACAGAACAATTAGATGATGTCCTTCAACACCATACTGAAATTGTATTTGCCCGTACATCACCACAACAAAAACTGATTATTGTGGAAGGTTTCCAGAGAGCTGGTGCTATTGTAGCTGTAACTGGTGATGGTGTTAATGACTCCCCTGCATTGAAGAGAGCTGATATCG gTGTTGCCATGGGAATAGCAGGTAGTGATGTCAGTAAACAAGCAGCTGACATGATCTTATTGGATGACAACTTTGCATCTATTGTAACTGGTGTTGAAGaag GTCGTCTGATTTTTGACAATTTAAAGAAATCTATTGCCTACACTTTGACTAGTAACATTCCTGAAATCACACCATTCTTACTGTTCATCATTGCTGATATTCCACTACCCCTTGGTACTGTAACTATCTTGTGTATTGACTTGGGTACTGACTTG GTACCTGCTATCTCACTTGCCTATGAAGAATCTGAGAGTGACATCATGAAACGTAAACCTCGTGATCCTAAAGGTGATAAACTGGTAAACCAACGTTTGATTAGTATGTCATATGGTCAGATTGGTATGATGCAGGCTTCAGGTGGTTTCTTTAACTACTTTGTCATTTTGGCAGAAAATGGATTCCTTCCATGGTATATTTTCGGTATCCGTGCAGACTGGGATGACAAAAGTATCCAGAATTTAGAAGATGCATATGGTTCACAATGG ACTTACGATCAACGTAAGGTACTTGAATACACTTGCCACACTGCATTCTTTGTGAGTATCGTCATTGTACAGTGGGCTGATTTGATTATTTGTAAGACAAGGAGAAACTCTATCGTTCACCAAGGAATGAAGAATCATATGTTAAACTTTGGTTTGTTCTTTGAGACCTGCTTGGCTGCTTTCCTCTCATATTGCCCTGGTATGGATGTTGCTCTTCGTATGTACCCACTCAA GTTTCTATGGTGGATAGTACCCATGCCTTTTAGTTTGATAATCTTCATCTATGACGAGTGTCGTAGATATGTACTCAGGCACAATCCAGGAGGATTCGTAGAACGGGAAACCTACTACTAG
- the LOC144440180 gene encoding sodium/potassium-transporting ATPase subunit alpha-3-like isoform X2 produces MAAKLEVKQDPYDRADSYHVAVTPDLPSDGHSKAKKKKKGKKDLDELKQEIEIDDHKIPIEELYARHQTNPNTGLTTAQAKEKLARDGPNALTPPKKTPEWIKFCQQLFGGFSTLLWIGAILCFLAFSIQVGTEEEPPNDNLYLGIVLASVVIITGCFSYYQESKSSKIMDSFKDMVPQEALVLRDSEWRSINSEKVVVGDILEVKGGDRVPADIRCIEARSLKVDNSSLTGESEPQSRSPEFTNDNPLETRNICFFSTNCVEGTGRGIVIQTGDKTVMGRIANLASGLEVGDTPIAKEIAHFIHIITSVAVFLGVSFFILAFILGYEWLEAVIFLIGIIVANVPEGLLATVTVCLTLTAKRMASKNCLVKNLEAVETLGSTSTICSDKTGTLTQNRMTVAHMWYDNTIVEADTTEDQSGNNYTSAAHDKSSDTWKALARIAGLCNRSQFKAGQDGIPILKRETTGDASESALMKCVELTVGSVKTMRDNHPKAAEIPFNSTNKYQVSVHEQKADPEDNRHILVMKGAPERILDRCTSVLMHGKEIPLDDEIKEAFNNAYLELGGLGERVLGFCQFYLPEDDFPVGFAFDTDDVNFPLDGLCFVGLMSMIDPPRAAVPDAVGKCRSAGIKVIMVTGDHPITAKAIAKGVGIISEGNETVEDIAARRNIPVSEVDPRDAKACVVHGAELKEMTTEQLDDVLQHHTEIVFARTSPQQKLIIVEGFQRAGAIVAVTGDGVNDSPALKRADIGVAMGIAGSDVSKQAADMILLDDNFASIVTGVEEGRLIFDNLKKSIAYTLTSNIPEITPFLLFIIADIPLPLGTVTILCIDLGTDLVPAISLAYEESESDIMKRKPRDPKGDKLVNQRLISMSYGQIGMMQASGGFFNYFVILAENGFLPWYIFGIRADWDDKSIQNLEDAYGSQWTYDQRKVLEYTCHTAFFVSIVIVQWADLIICKTRRNSIVHQGMKNHMLNFGLFFETCLAAFLSYCPGMDVALRMYPLKFLWWIVPMPFSLIIFIYDECRRYVLRHNPGGFVERETYY; encoded by the exons TACGATCGTGCCGATAGTTATCATGTAGCTGTTACACCTGATCTGCCCTCAGATGGACACAGCAAGgctaaaaagaagaaaaaaggcAAAAAAGATCTGGATGAACTAAAGCAAGAAATTGAAATA gATGATCACAAAATACCGATTGAAGAATTGTATGCTAGGCATCAGACAAATCCAAATACG GGTCTTACGACAGCACAAGCCAAAGAAAAGCTTGCTAGAGATGGACCAAATGCACTGACACCTCCCAAGAAAACCCCAGAATGGATTAAATTTTGTCAACAATTGTTTGGTGGCTTTTCCACGTTACTGTGGATTGGTGCAATTCTTTGTTTCTTGGCGTTTAGTATTCAAGTTGGTACAGAAGAAGAACCCCCAAATGATAAC ctTTACCTCGGTATTGTACTGGCTTCAGTTGTAATCATCACAGGTTGTTTTTCGTATTACCAAGAATCCAAAAGTTCAAAGATTATGGACAGTTTCAAAGACATGGTACCCCAG GAAGCACTGGTATTGAGAGATTCTGAATGGCGATCTATTAACTCGGAGAAAGTGGTGGTTGGTGATATCCTTGAAGTCAAAGGTGGTGATCGAGTGCCTGCAGATATACGTTGTATTGAAGCACGTAGCTTGAAG GTTGACAATTCATCACTGACTGGAGAATCTGAACCCCAATCAAGATCACCAGAATTTACCAATGACAACCCCCTTGAAACTAGGAATATTTGTTTCTTCTCTACTAACTGTGTTGAAG GTACAGGACGTGGTATAGTTATCCAAACTGGTGATAAAACTGTCATGGGACGTATTGCAAACTTGGCTAGTGGTCTAGAAGTTGGAGACACCCCCATTGCTAAAGAAATTGCTCATTTTATTCACATCATTACCTCAGTGGCTGTTTTCTTGGGTGTGTCCTTCTTTATCTTGGCGTTTATCCTGGGATATGAATGGCTGGAAGCTGTTATTTTCCTGATTGGTATCATTGTAGCTAACGTACCTGAAGGTCTCTTGGCTACTGTAACT GTATGTTTGACTCTGACTGCTAAACGTATGGCCAGCAAGAACTGTTTGGTGAAGAACTTGGAAGCCGTGGAAACTTTGGGAAGTACCTCAACTATCTGTTCAGATAAAACTGGTACATTGACACAGAACAGAATGACAGTCGCTCACATGTGGTACGACAACACCATTGTGGAAGCTGATACCACAGAGGATCAGTCAGGTAATAACTATACAA GTGCTGCCCATGATAAGAGTTCTGACACTTGGAAGGCATTGGCACGTATTGCTGGATTATGTAACAGATCACAATTCAAAGCTGGACAGGATGGTATTCCAATTCTTAAAAG GGAAACCACTGGTGATGCTTCAGAGTCTGCTTTGATGAAATGTGTTGAGTTGACAGTAGGTAGTGTGAAGACTATGAGAGACAACCATCCCAAGGCAGCTGAGATTCCATTTAATTCCACAAACAAATATCAG GTTTCAGTTCATGAACAGAAGGCTGACCCAGAAGACAATCGTCATATCCTAGTAATGAAAGGAGCACCAGAACGTATTCTTGATCGCTGTACATCAGTTCTTATGCATGGTAAAGAAATCCCCTTGGATGACGAAATCAAAGAAGCCTTCAACAACGCATACTTGGAATTAGGTGGTCTTGGAGAACGTGTACTTG GTTTTTGTCAGTTTTACCTGCCAGAAGACGACTTTCCCGTTGGTTTTGCATTTGACACAGATGATGTAAATTTCCCATTAGACGGTCTCTGCTTTGTTGGTCTAATGTCTATGATTGATCCACCACGTGCTGCTGTACCAGATGCTGTTGGTAAATGTCGTAGTGCTGGTATCAAG GTTATTATGGTAACTGGTGATCATCCCATCACTGCTAAGGCTATTGCTAAGGGTGTCGGTATCATCTCAGAGGGTAATGAAACTGTAGAAGATATTGCTGCAAGACGCAACATCCCAGTCTCTGAAGTGGACCCAAG AGATGCCAAGGCTTGTGTTGTACATGGTGCTGAACTGAAAGAAATGACAACAGAACAATTAGATGATGTCCTTCAACACCATACTGAAATTGTATTTGCCCGTACATCACCACAACAAAAACTGATTATTGTGGAAGGTTTCCAGAGAGCTGGTGCTATTGTAGCTGTAACTGGTGATGGTGTTAATGACTCCCCTGCATTGAAGAGAGCTGATATCG gTGTTGCCATGGGAATAGCAGGTAGTGATGTCAGTAAACAAGCAGCTGACATGATCTTATTGGATGACAACTTTGCATCTATTGTAACTGGTGTTGAAGaag GTCGTCTGATTTTTGACAATTTAAAGAAATCTATTGCCTACACTTTGACTAGTAACATTCCTGAAATCACACCATTCTTACTGTTCATCATTGCTGATATTCCACTACCCCTTGGTACTGTAACTATCTTGTGTATTGACTTGGGTACTGACTTG GTACCTGCTATCTCACTTGCCTATGAAGAATCTGAGAGTGACATCATGAAACGTAAACCTCGTGATCCTAAAGGTGATAAACTGGTAAACCAACGTTTGATTAGTATGTCATATGGTCAGATTGGTATGATGCAGGCTTCAGGTGGTTTCTTTAACTACTTTGTCATTTTGGCAGAAAATGGATTCCTTCCATGGTATATTTTCGGTATCCGTGCAGACTGGGATGACAAAAGTATCCAGAATTTAGAAGATGCATATGGTTCACAATGG ACTTACGATCAACGTAAGGTACTTGAATACACTTGCCACACTGCATTCTTTGTGAGTATCGTCATTGTACAGTGGGCTGATTTGATTATTTGTAAGACAAGGAGAAACTCTATCGTTCACCAAGGAATGAAGAATCATATGTTAAACTTTGGTTTGTTCTTTGAGACCTGCTTGGCTGCTTTCCTCTCATATTGCCCTGGTATGGATGTTGCTCTTCGTATGTACCCACTCAA GTTTCTATGGTGGATAGTACCCATGCCTTTTAGTTTGATAATCTTCATCTATGACGAGTGTCGTAGATATGTACTCAGGCACAATCCAGGAGGATTCGTAGAACGGGAAACCTACTACTAG
- the LOC144440180 gene encoding sodium/potassium-transporting ATPase subunit alpha-3-like isoform X1: MAAKLEVKQDPYDRADSYHVAVTPDLPSDGHSKAKKKKKGKKDLDELKQEIEIDDHKIPIEELYARHQTNPNTGLTTAQAKEKLARDGPNALTPPKKTPEWIKFCQQLFGGFSTLLWIGAILCFLAFSIQVGTEEEPPNDNLYLGIVLASVVIITGCFSYYQESKSSKIMDSFKDMVPQESLVLRGGEWFSMKAENLVRGDIVEVKGGDSVPADIRVIEGRGLKVDNSSLTGESEPQSRSPEFTNDNPLETRNICFFSTNCVEGTGRGIVIQTGDKTVMGRIANLASGLEVGDTPIAKEIAHFIHIITSVAVFLGVSFFILAFILGYEWLEAVIFLIGIIVANVPEGLLATVTVCLTLTAKRMASKNCLVKNLEAVETLGSTSTICSDKTGTLTQNRMTVAHMWYDNTIVEADTTEDQSGNNYTSAAHDKSSDTWKALARIAGLCNRSQFKAGQDGIPILKRETTGDASESALMKCVELTVGSVKTMRDNHPKAAEIPFNSTNKYQVSVHEQKADPEDNRHILVMKGAPERILDRCTSVLMHGKEIPLDDEIKEAFNNAYLELGGLGERVLGFCQFYLPEDDFPVGFAFDTDDVNFPLDGLCFVGLMSMIDPPRAAVPDAVGKCRSAGIKVIMVTGDHPITAKAIAKGVGIISEGNETVEDIAARRNIPVSEVDPRDAKACVVHGAELKEMTTEQLDDVLQHHTEIVFARTSPQQKLIIVEGFQRAGAIVAVTGDGVNDSPALKRADIGVAMGIAGSDVSKQAADMILLDDNFASIVTGVEEGRLIFDNLKKSIAYTLTSNIPEITPFLLFIIADIPLPLGTVTILCIDLGTDLVPAISLAYEESESDIMKRKPRDPKGDKLVNQRLISMSYGQIGMMQASGGFFNYFVILAENGFLPWYIFGIRADWDDKSIQNLEDAYGSQWTYDQRKVLEYTCHTAFFVSIVIVQWADLIICKTRRNSIVHQGMKNHMLNFGLFFETCLAAFLSYCPGMDVALRMYPLKFLWWIVPMPFSLIIFIYDECRRYVLRHNPGGFVERETYY, from the exons TACGATCGTGCCGATAGTTATCATGTAGCTGTTACACCTGATCTGCCCTCAGATGGACACAGCAAGgctaaaaagaagaaaaaaggcAAAAAAGATCTGGATGAACTAAAGCAAGAAATTGAAATA gATGATCACAAAATACCGATTGAAGAATTGTATGCTAGGCATCAGACAAATCCAAATACG GGTCTTACGACAGCACAAGCCAAAGAAAAGCTTGCTAGAGATGGACCAAATGCACTGACACCTCCCAAGAAAACCCCAGAATGGATTAAATTTTGTCAACAATTGTTTGGTGGCTTTTCCACGTTACTGTGGATTGGTGCAATTCTTTGTTTCTTGGCGTTTAGTATTCAAGTTGGTACAGAAGAAGAACCCCCAAATGATAAC ctTTACCTCGGTATTGTACTGGCTTCAGTTGTAATCATCACAGGTTGTTTTTCGTATTACCAAGAATCCAAAAGTTCAAAGATTATGGACAGTTTCAAAGACATGGTACCCCAG GAATCTCTCGTTTTGCGTGGTGGCGAGTGGTTTTCAATGAAAGCAGAGAATCTGGTTCGTGGCGATATTGTTGAAGTGAAGGGTGGAGATAGTGTACCAGCTGATATACGTGTTATAGAGGGCAGAGGTCTGAAG GTTGACAATTCATCACTGACTGGAGAATCTGAACCCCAATCAAGATCACCAGAATTTACCAATGACAACCCCCTTGAAACTAGGAATATTTGTTTCTTCTCTACTAACTGTGTTGAAG GTACAGGACGTGGTATAGTTATCCAAACTGGTGATAAAACTGTCATGGGACGTATTGCAAACTTGGCTAGTGGTCTAGAAGTTGGAGACACCCCCATTGCTAAAGAAATTGCTCATTTTATTCACATCATTACCTCAGTGGCTGTTTTCTTGGGTGTGTCCTTCTTTATCTTGGCGTTTATCCTGGGATATGAATGGCTGGAAGCTGTTATTTTCCTGATTGGTATCATTGTAGCTAACGTACCTGAAGGTCTCTTGGCTACTGTAACT GTATGTTTGACTCTGACTGCTAAACGTATGGCCAGCAAGAACTGTTTGGTGAAGAACTTGGAAGCCGTGGAAACTTTGGGAAGTACCTCAACTATCTGTTCAGATAAAACTGGTACATTGACACAGAACAGAATGACAGTCGCTCACATGTGGTACGACAACACCATTGTGGAAGCTGATACCACAGAGGATCAGTCAGGTAATAACTATACAA GTGCTGCCCATGATAAGAGTTCTGACACTTGGAAGGCATTGGCACGTATTGCTGGATTATGTAACAGATCACAATTCAAAGCTGGACAGGATGGTATTCCAATTCTTAAAAG GGAAACCACTGGTGATGCTTCAGAGTCTGCTTTGATGAAATGTGTTGAGTTGACAGTAGGTAGTGTGAAGACTATGAGAGACAACCATCCCAAGGCAGCTGAGATTCCATTTAATTCCACAAACAAATATCAG GTTTCAGTTCATGAACAGAAGGCTGACCCAGAAGACAATCGTCATATCCTAGTAATGAAAGGAGCACCAGAACGTATTCTTGATCGCTGTACATCAGTTCTTATGCATGGTAAAGAAATCCCCTTGGATGACGAAATCAAAGAAGCCTTCAACAACGCATACTTGGAATTAGGTGGTCTTGGAGAACGTGTACTTG GTTTTTGTCAGTTTTACCTGCCAGAAGACGACTTTCCCGTTGGTTTTGCATTTGACACAGATGATGTAAATTTCCCATTAGACGGTCTCTGCTTTGTTGGTCTAATGTCTATGATTGATCCACCACGTGCTGCTGTACCAGATGCTGTTGGTAAATGTCGTAGTGCTGGTATCAAG GTTATTATGGTAACTGGTGATCATCCCATCACTGCTAAGGCTATTGCTAAGGGTGTCGGTATCATCTCAGAGGGTAATGAAACTGTAGAAGATATTGCTGCAAGACGCAACATCCCAGTCTCTGAAGTGGACCCAAG AGATGCCAAGGCTTGTGTTGTACATGGTGCTGAACTGAAAGAAATGACAACAGAACAATTAGATGATGTCCTTCAACACCATACTGAAATTGTATTTGCCCGTACATCACCACAACAAAAACTGATTATTGTGGAAGGTTTCCAGAGAGCTGGTGCTATTGTAGCTGTAACTGGTGATGGTGTTAATGACTCCCCTGCATTGAAGAGAGCTGATATCG gTGTTGCCATGGGAATAGCAGGTAGTGATGTCAGTAAACAAGCAGCTGACATGATCTTATTGGATGACAACTTTGCATCTATTGTAACTGGTGTTGAAGaag GTCGTCTGATTTTTGACAATTTAAAGAAATCTATTGCCTACACTTTGACTAGTAACATTCCTGAAATCACACCATTCTTACTGTTCATCATTGCTGATATTCCACTACCCCTTGGTACTGTAACTATCTTGTGTATTGACTTGGGTACTGACTTG GTACCTGCTATCTCACTTGCCTATGAAGAATCTGAGAGTGACATCATGAAACGTAAACCTCGTGATCCTAAAGGTGATAAACTGGTAAACCAACGTTTGATTAGTATGTCATATGGTCAGATTGGTATGATGCAGGCTTCAGGTGGTTTCTTTAACTACTTTGTCATTTTGGCAGAAAATGGATTCCTTCCATGGTATATTTTCGGTATCCGTGCAGACTGGGATGACAAAAGTATCCAGAATTTAGAAGATGCATATGGTTCACAATGG ACTTACGATCAACGTAAGGTACTTGAATACACTTGCCACACTGCATTCTTTGTGAGTATCGTCATTGTACAGTGGGCTGATTTGATTATTTGTAAGACAAGGAGAAACTCTATCGTTCACCAAGGAATGAAGAATCATATGTTAAACTTTGGTTTGTTCTTTGAGACCTGCTTGGCTGCTTTCCTCTCATATTGCCCTGGTATGGATGTTGCTCTTCGTATGTACCCACTCAA GTTTCTATGGTGGATAGTACCCATGCCTTTTAGTTTGATAATCTTCATCTATGACGAGTGTCGTAGATATGTACTCAGGCACAATCCAGGAGGATTCGTAGAACGGGAAACCTACTACTAG